One Candidatus Nitrososphaera evergladensis SR1 genomic window, TGCCGTCAGAGTGGGTGTGGGTATAGTAGGCAGGCTTGGCCATCACCACGTCATCAACGCGCAAGAGCAAGTCGGCAACCTCAGCCGCCGTATTCATTACCTGCTCCTTGACTGCAAGCGGTTCTATGACGCCAAGCGCAAGCATGTCGTCCTGCACCCTGCGTGAGAAAGCGTTTACGCCGCACCAGCCTTTTCCGTCCTTGGCGCCGGCAGCGCGCAGCTGAGCCTGTGCGTCAATGACGTCCATGCCGGCGTTTGCAGCAATTGTCAGCGGGATCTCTTCGAGCGCGTCTGCAAATTTCAGGATTGCAAGCTGCTCCCTGCCCTCCACAGTCCTGGCGCTTTCCCTCACCGCCCTTGCGGCAAGGGCCTCTGCAGCGCCCCCGCCTGCAACCACTAGGGGACTTGCGACAAAGTCGCGCAAGACGTTTAGCGCGTCAAGGATGGAGCGGTGGAACTCGTCAAGCACCTTGGCAGAGCCGGCGCGCAAAAGTATCGTGACAGAGCGGGGGTTTCTGCACTCCTCCACAAAGACCATCCTGTCATCTCCTACAAACCTTTCACAGACCCTGCCTGCAAAGCCAAGGTCCGACTGCGAAATGCTGTCAAGGTCCCTCGTTATTTTTGCGCCCGTGGCTTTTTCCAGCCACCACAGGTCGTTTTCTTTTACCCTGCGTACAGACATGATGCCGGCGTGCGCAAGCATGGTCTGCGCAAGGGTGTTGATGCCCCCGCGCGATATCACTACGTTTGCGCCCGAATCGATTACGGCTTGCACCTTCTTTCGCAGCTCAAACGCCTGCTCGTCAAGGTATGCCCTGATCTGCGCTGGAATTGTGATCCCTATTTCCGCGTCGGTGCGCGTGTTCTTTTTGTCAAGGTCGTAATCGATAAGGAGGACTTTGGCGTTTTCAACGGACTTGGGCATGGCCGAGCTGTCGACCGTCTTGTCGATGACGACGCCGGCGACAAGCTGCGTGTCTTGTACGCTGCCGGGCTTTTGCTCCACCTTGACGTCGTCGATTTCCACCTTGGCGGATGCAGGGTTGCAAACTGCCATTATTGCGTCAACCACAAGTTTTGCGATTCGCTCCTTTTCCATGCAGGACGATATAGCCTTTGATTCCATGCACGTCATGGCAAGGCGCTCCATCGTCTTTCTGTCAGAATTTGTGTACTTTACCGCGTTTGACAAAAGGGCATTCGTCGCAGTGGCAAGGGCCCGGCGGTAGCCGTCAGAAATAGTCGACGGAAGGACGCCAAGCTCTAGCAGCTCCTCGGCATTTGCCACAAGAGCGCCTGCAAGGACGACCACCGAAGTCGTTCCGTCGCCCACCGCATTGTCAACCGCGTTTGAAGCCTCGATGAGCACCTTTGCGGCAGGATGCTCGACATCGATCTTGCGCAAAAGTGTCGCCCCGTCTTTTGTCAGCGTCACCTCGCCCATGATGTCAACAAATACCTTGTCCATGCCACAAGGTCCAAGCAGCCCCTTGACCATCTCCGAGATGAGCCTAGCGGCAAGCATGTTGTACCTGCGCGCTTCGCCTCCGCTTGTCCTTTTTACCCCTTCTCCAAACAGCCGCTGTTGCTGCTGGTTTTTTGTCTGCGCGGCCATCATAGAATGTACATCATGCTCCTGCAGCAGTCACTTGATCCGACGACAACGATGGCAAAACCAAGTGGTGGCATGTCTCTCTGGTGTTTGTCTGACGCTTCTTTGTATTTATGCAGTTCTCGCCGGTCTGTATAATACGAAACCGTGCGCGCAAACGCGCAAGTAGTTTACGCATAAAACGACACCAATCATAAATACATGTTCTATAGTAATTTGTAATTGAAATGATGTTTGCTCCACGAGAGATAGACAAGCTGTACATTTTCATGGCGGCAGAGGTGGCGCGAAAAAGGCGTGCAAGGGGACTAAAGCTGAACTACCCGGAGACAGTGGCGCTCATTTCCGACCACATTGTAGAAGGGGCGCGCGACGGCAGGTCGGTGCCAGAGCTGATGAGATCGGGCAGGCAGGTGCTTTCAAGGCAGGATGTGCTCCCCGGCGTTCCAGAGCTTGTCAAGCAGGTGCAGGTGGAGGCGACGTTTGACGACGGCACGAAACTAGTGACCGTGCACAACCCCATAGTGTGAGTGATCTCTTTCTGATGCCGGGAGAATATTTCATCATTTCAGACAAGCTGGTGATGGCAAACCCCGGCAGGAGAACAACCAGGGTCAGCGTGAGCAACACAGGCAGCAGGCCGGTGCAGGTTGGCTCGCACACGCACTTTTTCGAGGTAAACAAGGCGCTCTCGTTCCCGCGGGAAAAGGCGTACGGGTT contains:
- the thsA gene encoding thermosome subunit alpha; this encodes MMAAQTKNQQQQRLFGEGVKRTSGGEARRYNMLAARLISEMVKGLLGPCGMDKVFVDIMGEVTLTKDGATLLRKIDVEHPAAKVLIEASNAVDNAVGDGTTSVVVLAGALVANAEELLELGVLPSTISDGYRRALATATNALLSNAVKYTNSDRKTMERLAMTCMESKAISSCMEKERIAKLVVDAIMAVCNPASAKVEIDDVKVEQKPGSVQDTQLVAGVVIDKTVDSSAMPKSVENAKVLLIDYDLDKKNTRTDAEIGITIPAQIRAYLDEQAFELRKKVQAVIDSGANVVISRGGINTLAQTMLAHAGIMSVRRVKENDLWWLEKATGAKITRDLDSISQSDLGFAGRVCERFVGDDRMVFVEECRNPRSVTILLRAGSAKVLDEFHRSILDALNVLRDFVASPLVVAGGGAAEALAARAVRESARTVEGREQLAILKFADALEEIPLTIAANAGMDVIDAQAQLRAAGAKDGKGWCGVNAFSRRVQDDMLALGVIEPLAVKEQVMNTAAEVADLLLRVDDVVMAKPAYYTHTHSDGTTHSHRGGKQAHDHFDKLGRQQRPMHHYY
- a CDS encoding urease subunit gamma is translated as MMFAPREIDKLYIFMAAEVARKRRARGLKLNYPETVALISDHIVEGARDGRSVPELMRSGRQVLSRQDVLPGVPELVKQVQVEATFDDGTKLVTVHNPIV